A window of the Candidatus Jettenia caeni genome harbors these coding sequences:
- a CDS encoding carbamoyl-phosphate synthase small subunit, with translation MDKKKAILVLADGIVFKGFSLGASGEAIGEVVFNTSTMGYQEILTDPSYKGQMVVMTYPLIGNYGINQKDYESRKLFLEGFITKECSPFPSNWRSQISLDDFLKKNGVIGIQGIDTRRLTTHIRDCGVQQGIISTTDFDIASLIQKIQASPGLAGSDLVKTVTCSDVYEWQDVDKDLKESKRYKVVVYDCGVKYNILRKLRDAGCSVLVVPAHTPVQTVFDMNPDGVVLSNGPGDPEAVPYMIENIKGLLGKKPVFGICLGHQLLALTLGLKTYKLKFGHHGGNQPVIDLATKKVEITAQNHNFAVTSPSQGTRQKSPYGDVEITHLNLNDKSVEGLRCHSIPAFSVQYHPEASPGPHDATYLFEQFIEMMKHER, from the coding sequence ATGGATAAAAAAAAGGCAATACTTGTCCTGGCAGATGGGATAGTTTTTAAAGGTTTCTCTCTTGGCGCCTCTGGCGAGGCCATAGGTGAGGTTGTTTTTAATACAAGTACGATGGGCTATCAGGAGATTCTTACCGATCCTTCCTATAAAGGACAGATGGTTGTTATGACCTATCCTTTGATTGGTAATTATGGAATCAATCAAAAAGATTACGAGTCGAGAAAACTATTCCTGGAGGGTTTTATTACCAAGGAGTGCAGTCCTTTTCCGAGTAATTGGCGTTCACAGATTAGTTTAGATGATTTTCTTAAGAAAAATGGAGTTATAGGTATCCAGGGAATAGATACCAGGAGATTAACAACACATATACGTGATTGTGGTGTACAGCAAGGTATTATTTCTACCACCGATTTTGATATTGCAAGTCTTATACAAAAGATACAGGCATCACCCGGATTAGCCGGATCGGATCTTGTAAAAACAGTGACATGTAGTGACGTATATGAGTGGCAGGATGTTGATAAGGACTTGAAAGAGTCTAAAAGATATAAGGTTGTCGTTTATGACTGTGGTGTAAAATATAATATCTTAAGAAAACTAAGGGATGCCGGTTGTTCGGTTCTTGTAGTTCCTGCTCACACACCAGTTCAAACTGTTTTTGATATGAATCCTGATGGAGTTGTACTTTCCAATGGCCCTGGTGATCCGGAAGCCGTTCCTTATATGATTGAAAATATTAAGGGTTTGCTGGGTAAGAAACCAGTATTTGGGATTTGTCTTGGGCATCAACTTCTTGCGCTTACCTTAGGACTAAAGACGTATAAACTTAAGTTTGGACATCATGGCGGGAACCAACCGGTAATAGACCTGGCAACCAAAAAGGTTGAGATTACCGCGCAAAATCACAACTTTGCTGTAACAAGTCCGTCTCAAGGCACCAGACAAAAAAGCCCTTACGGTGATGTAGAGATTACCCATCTGAATCTTAATGATAAATCGGTGGAGGGGTTAAGATGTCATTCTATACCTGCCTTTTCCGTGCAATATCATCCGGAGGCGTCGCCAGGTCCACACGATGCAACCTATTTATTTGAACAATTTATTGAGATGATGAAACATGAAAGATAG
- a CDS encoding 3,4-dihydroxy-2-butanone 4-phosphate synthase: MRFNTIQEAVEDLKQGKMVILIDDENRENEGDLIIAAEKITPEVVNFMLMHARGIVCIAIDAERAEKLNLYPMVSNNTSNFQTPFTVSVDARKNITTGVSSKDRATTVLTILDDKTTPEDLVRPGHMFPLKAQKGGVLVRTGHTEGAVDLTRIAGLKQAAVICEIMTEDGNMAKLPELRKFAEKYHLKICTIADIIKYRHEQERLIEKRVTVKLPTIYGNFTLHLYRSFVDEYLHLALCLGVGNESGTSPSPLHTEPVLVRVHDECLTGDIFGSLRCDCGEQLHNTLRMIQENGKGVLLYMRQEGRGIGLENKLHSYLLQENGLDTVEANEKLGFPADKRDYGIGAQILRDLGITKMKLLTNNPKKFAALAGYGLEIVERISIATEPKEENKHYLRTKKEKLGHMIEIV, translated from the coding sequence ATGCGATTTAACACAATACAAGAAGCCGTAGAAGACCTTAAACAGGGTAAGATGGTTATCTTAATAGATGATGAAAATCGTGAGAATGAAGGGGACCTCATCATTGCTGCTGAAAAAATTACCCCTGAAGTCGTTAATTTCATGCTCATGCATGCACGTGGCATCGTTTGCATAGCAATTGATGCCGAACGGGCAGAAAAGCTTAATCTTTATCCCATGGTGAGTAACAATACATCAAACTTCCAAACACCTTTTACCGTCTCTGTCGATGCCAGAAAGAATATTACAACGGGTGTTTCTTCGAAAGACCGGGCTACAACAGTATTGACTATTCTTGATGATAAAACAACGCCAGAAGATCTTGTCAGACCTGGTCATATGTTTCCACTAAAAGCACAAAAGGGCGGGGTACTGGTAAGGACAGGACACACAGAAGGTGCAGTCGACCTAACCCGCATTGCAGGGCTTAAACAAGCTGCGGTTATCTGTGAGATTATGACAGAAGATGGGAATATGGCTAAACTTCCGGAACTAAGAAAATTCGCTGAAAAATACCATCTGAAAATCTGTACCATCGCTGATATTATTAAATACCGCCATGAACAGGAGCGATTAATCGAAAAGCGTGTTACCGTAAAGTTACCTACTATCTATGGAAATTTTACTCTCCACCTTTACCGCTCATTTGTTGACGAATATCTCCATTTAGCCCTTTGCCTTGGTGTTGGCAATGAGAGTGGAACCAGCCCTTCTCCTTTGCATACGGAACCTGTACTGGTTAGAGTTCACGATGAATGTTTAACGGGAGATATCTTTGGCTCTCTGCGTTGTGACTGCGGGGAACAGCTTCACAATACCTTGAGAATGATACAAGAAAATGGAAAAGGGGTATTGCTCTACATGCGACAGGAGGGCCGTGGAATCGGTCTGGAAAATAAATTGCATTCTTATTTATTACAAGAGAATGGCTTAGATACCGTTGAGGCAAATGAAAAACTAGGATTTCCCGCTGACAAGAGAGATTATGGTATTGGTGCGCAAATCTTAAGAGACCTGGGCATAACGAAGATGAAATTGCTTACCAACAATCCAAAAAAATTTGCAGCGCTTGCCGGATACGGACTGGAAATCGTAGAAAGAATATCTATCGCTACAGAGCCAAAAGAGGAAAATAAGCATTACCTCCGGACAAAAAAAGAAAAACTGGGGCATATGATAGAAATTGTATAA
- a CDS encoding 2-oxoglutarate ferredoxin oxidoreductase alpha subunit, whose amino-acid sequence MNNELTLKITGEAGQGMLTIGSALCKIFENAGFYLFANNDYMSRIRGGNNFLQLRISDRPLYTLRQNIDITVALDSKSVSMHKEDVSRDGVIILDKKRFHISEENSIFLDIPMYDMAKEIGNELFVNSIACGLLTEMTGIEFHYIDKVLRAAFSDKKEDIINKNIDAAQAGYDFAKNNFKRNTFKIKRGNAKDTLLMTANDAIVLGAISAGCKFYSAYPMTPSTGIMDLMAHYAKKFHMVVEQAEDEIAAINMAIGASYAGVRSMTGTSGGGFSLMVEGLSLAGMTETPIVIYEGQRPGPATGFPTRTEQGDLAFLLSAGHGEFARVIFSPGTIEEAFYLTIKAFNIAEKFQIPVLIMSDQHLADSYRNIEMFDLSKVKVQRYIISKEDSRGIKDYKRYQFTESGISPRAIPSWINDPIYADSDEHTEEGHITEDAGIRTMMVEKRFSRKMAGLSKEIEKPKAFDVKGADCILIGFGSTYGVLKEAKESITNKKIGFIHLPQVWPFPAAEMIELLQGAKKIIVVENNAGAQLARLLKQETGIKADKSLLKFDGRPFNLDFLIQHIEQEK is encoded by the coding sequence ATGAATAATGAACTTACTTTAAAGATAACAGGTGAAGCAGGTCAGGGAATGCTAACGATAGGATCAGCATTATGTAAAATATTTGAGAATGCCGGGTTTTATCTTTTTGCTAATAATGATTATATGTCGAGAATACGCGGGGGTAACAACTTTCTTCAATTAAGAATTTCAGACAGACCATTATATACACTACGGCAGAACATTGATATCACCGTAGCATTAGATAGCAAGAGCGTTAGCATGCATAAAGAAGATGTATCTCGCGACGGTGTAATTATCTTAGATAAGAAAAGATTTCATATCTCTGAAGAAAACAGTATATTTCTCGACATACCGATGTATGACATGGCAAAAGAGATAGGAAATGAACTATTTGTTAATTCAATTGCTTGCGGGCTTTTGACAGAAATGACAGGAATAGAATTTCACTATATAGATAAAGTATTAAGGGCTGCATTTTCTGATAAAAAAGAGGATATAATAAACAAGAATATAGACGCTGCTCAGGCTGGATACGATTTTGCTAAAAATAATTTTAAACGAAATACCTTTAAAATAAAAAGAGGCAATGCCAAAGATACACTCTTAATGACTGCCAACGATGCAATAGTATTGGGCGCAATCTCTGCAGGATGTAAATTTTATTCTGCATACCCGATGACACCTTCCACAGGCATTATGGATCTTATGGCTCATTATGCAAAAAAATTTCACATGGTTGTTGAACAAGCAGAAGATGAGATTGCAGCTATAAACATGGCAATTGGCGCATCGTATGCGGGAGTTCGCTCCATGACGGGCACTTCTGGCGGAGGATTTTCACTCATGGTAGAAGGCTTAAGCCTTGCCGGTATGACCGAAACGCCCATTGTCATTTATGAAGGACAGAGGCCTGGCCCCGCTACTGGTTTTCCCACAAGGACAGAACAGGGAGACCTTGCATTCCTGCTTTCGGCAGGCCACGGTGAGTTTGCAAGGGTAATATTCTCGCCAGGCACGATAGAGGAGGCGTTTTATCTAACGATCAAGGCATTTAATATTGCAGAAAAATTCCAGATCCCGGTATTAATCATGTCAGATCAGCATCTGGCAGATTCTTACAGGAATATTGAGATGTTTGATTTGAGTAAAGTAAAAGTACAAAGGTATATCATATCAAAGGAAGATTCCAGAGGAATCAAGGATTATAAAAGATATCAATTTACGGAATCGGGCATATCTCCCCGGGCGATACCTTCATGGATAAACGATCCCATATATGCCGATAGTGATGAACACACTGAAGAGGGACACATAACCGAGGATGCCGGAATACGCACCATGATGGTTGAAAAAAGATTCTCCAGGAAAATGGCTGGTCTTTCAAAAGAGATAGAAAAGCCCAAAGCGTTCGATGTAAAAGGGGCCGATTGTATTTTGATTGGTTTCGGTTCTACGTATGGCGTATTAAAAGAAGCAAAGGAATCGATAACGAACAAAAAAATAGGTTTTATTCATCTGCCTCAGGTTTGGCCTTTTCCCGCAGCCGAGATGATTGAATTACTACAAGGAGCAAAAAAAATCATTGTTGTAGAAAATAATGCCGGAGCTCAACTTGCCCGGCTGTTAAAACAGGAAACAGGAATTAAAGCCGATAAATCTCTATTAAAATTTGATGGCAGGCCCTTTAATTTAGATTTTCTTATCCAGCATATCGAGCAGGAGAAATAA
- a CDS encoding 2-oxoglutarate ferredoxin oxidoreductase beta subunit, producing MPEAKDLKTNDEIAWCPGCGNFGILNAMKKTIARLDRNPKDIVFVSGIGQAAKLPHYIKCNCFNGLHGRALPVAAAIKMANHTLTVLVSTGDGDCYGEGGNHFIHNIRRNIDITVVVHNNQIYGLTKGQASPTTDPGYETKFQPEGVILEPLYPLEMAIAMGAGFVARGYALDLEHLSWLILEGIHYKGFALIDVLQPCVTFNKKNTFDWYSKRVYKINDDSSYNPQDKISAFRKASEWGDRIPIGIVYKTEKETYEERSGIKKRPPLVEEQIENIDIREALKEFI from the coding sequence ATGCCAGAGGCCAAAGATCTGAAGACAAACGATGAGATAGCATGGTGTCCGGGGTGTGGAAATTTCGGCATTTTAAATGCAATGAAAAAGACTATCGCCAGGCTTGATAGAAATCCGAAAGATATCGTGTTTGTCTCTGGAATAGGTCAGGCTGCAAAACTGCCTCACTATATCAAATGCAACTGTTTTAATGGTCTTCACGGCAGAGCGCTTCCTGTTGCAGCAGCGATAAAAATGGCAAATCATACCTTAACGGTATTGGTTAGCACAGGAGACGGAGACTGTTACGGAGAAGGCGGAAACCATTTTATCCACAACATAAGAAGGAATATTGATATTACGGTAGTTGTCCATAATAATCAGATATACGGCCTCACAAAAGGACAAGCTTCACCTACCACAGATCCGGGGTATGAGACAAAATTTCAGCCGGAAGGAGTAATTTTAGAGCCCCTGTATCCCTTAGAGATGGCAATTGCCATGGGAGCAGGATTTGTTGCAAGGGGATATGCCCTTGATTTAGAGCATCTTTCCTGGTTAATACTTGAAGGAATACATTATAAAGGCTTTGCCTTAATAGATGTATTGCAACCTTGTGTAACATTTAACAAAAAGAACACCTTTGACTGGTACTCGAAGAGGGTTTATAAGATCAATGATGATAGTTCGTATAATCCTCAGGATAAAATATCGGCATTCCGGAAGGCATCTGAGTGGGGGGATAGGATTCCCATTGGAATAGTTTATAAAACCGAAAAAGAAACCTATGAGGAAAGGAGTGGAATCAAGAAAAGACCTCCCCTCGTAGAAGAACAGATAGAAAATATTGATATAAGAGAAGCACTAAAAGAATTTATATAA
- a CDS encoding urocanate hydratase: MPVKAPRGANLTCENWDSEAALRMFTNTLDPDVATQPEELIVYGGSGRAARNWKEYQRIISILKTLKKDETLCIQSGRPVYIAKTHDWSPRIIIANSNLTPAWAKQEVFDTCDEQGLAMYSQMAGSWIYTGTQGSLQGTYETFAALARKIFQAETLKGKFVLTSGMGGMSGAQPLAVTMNEGVILCVEMRRERIEKKIKEGYCHKITDNLDEALGWILDAKSKQHPLSVGLVGNAAVIYPELINRNIIPDVVTDQTPAHDLMSYLPIGDRKELDKLREKNKRVYREKVLDAIIDHAKAILTMQRNGAVCFDYGNNLRSQAEMAGVSMRDSEGRYWYPGFISAFIRPLFCQGKGTLQWVALSGDIADIEKIDEAVIKNFSEDTSLVKWITLAREKAPQLGLPGRVCWLGYRERIRLGLIINDMVRKGILKAPVVMSRDCFDCGSGASPYQETENMKDGSDAIADWPLINFSLNSSNGASWVSFHHGGNVGIGNSLHAGMAIVADGTKERDERLEKVLAADFGMGIARYADAGYEEAAEVTKKKGITIPG, translated from the coding sequence ATGCCTGTTAAGGCACCCAGAGGTGCAAATCTTACCTGTGAGAACTGGGATAGTGAGGCAGCCTTGCGGATGTTTACGAATACTCTCGACCCTGATGTGGCTACCCAGCCAGAAGAGCTTATTGTTTATGGGGGCAGCGGCCGCGCTGCAAGGAACTGGAAGGAATACCAAAGAATTATCAGTATTTTGAAAACATTGAAAAAAGATGAGACGCTGTGTATTCAATCAGGCAGGCCGGTATATATTGCAAAGACTCATGATTGGTCGCCACGCATTATCATTGCAAATTCGAATTTGACTCCTGCATGGGCTAAGCAGGAGGTATTCGATACCTGTGATGAGCAGGGCCTTGCCATGTACAGTCAGATGGCGGGAAGTTGGATTTACACCGGTACACAGGGGAGCTTGCAGGGTACATACGAAACCTTTGCGGCTCTTGCAAGGAAGATCTTTCAGGCAGAAACCCTGAAAGGTAAATTTGTGCTTACATCGGGTATGGGAGGTATGAGCGGAGCTCAACCATTGGCCGTAACAATGAATGAAGGTGTGATCCTCTGCGTAGAAATGCGAAGGGAACGTATAGAGAAAAAGATCAAGGAGGGGTATTGCCATAAGATAACGGATAATCTTGATGAAGCGCTTGGTTGGATCTTAGATGCAAAATCCAAACAACATCCCTTATCAGTAGGGCTGGTTGGAAATGCGGCTGTTATTTATCCTGAACTGATCAATCGAAATATTATCCCTGATGTTGTTACAGATCAAACCCCCGCTCATGATTTGATGTCTTATTTGCCAATCGGCGATAGAAAGGAACTCGATAAGCTAAGAGAAAAAAATAAACGAGTTTATAGGGAAAAGGTATTAGATGCCATTATCGATCATGCAAAAGCAATTCTCACGATGCAGAGAAACGGAGCTGTATGTTTTGATTATGGGAATAATCTGAGGTCTCAGGCGGAGATGGCTGGTGTATCAATGAGAGATTCTGAAGGAAGGTATTGGTATCCCGGTTTTATATCTGCGTTTATACGTCCTCTATTCTGCCAGGGGAAAGGAACATTGCAGTGGGTAGCATTGTCAGGTGACATAGCGGATATTGAAAAGATCGATGAAGCAGTTATCAAAAATTTTTCTGAAGATACATCGCTGGTGAAATGGATAACGCTAGCCAGAGAGAAAGCCCCCCAGCTAGGGCTTCCAGGCAGGGTCTGCTGGTTAGGATACCGTGAGCGTATCAGGCTAGGTTTGATAATTAATGATATGGTGAGAAAGGGTATTCTCAAAGCTCCTGTTGTTATGAGCAGAGATTGCTTCGATTGCGGATCCGGAGCATCCCCATACCAGGAAACTGAGAATATGAAAGATGGCAGCGATGCTATTGCTGATTGGCCGCTCATAAACTTTTCTCTCAACTCTTCGAATGGCGCTAGTTGGGTAAGTTTTCATCACGGGGGCAATGTAGGAATTGGCAACTCACTCCATGCCGGTATGGCTATTGTAGCTGATGGTACAAAAGAGAGGGATGAGAGACTTGAAAAGGTTTTAGCAGCAGACTTTGGGATGGGGATTGCAAGGTATGCAGATGCAGGTTATGAGGAAGCTGCCGAAGTAACGAAGAAAAAAGGAATAACGATACCAGGATAA
- a CDS encoding carbamoyl-phosphate synthase large subunit: MPKRTDIEKILIIGSGPIVIGQACEFDYSGTQACKALREEGYNVVLVNSNPATIMTDPEIADKTYIEPITHEIVAKIIAKERPQALLPTLGGQTGLNTAVQLAEKGVLDEYGVELIGAKLEAIKKAEDRLLFKLAMKRIGISVPESGYAHSYDEAMEIIDKIGFPAIIRPSFTLGGSGGNAAYNIEEYKEYIKIALDASPVHEVLIERSVLGWKEYELEVMRDLKDNVVIVCSIENFDPMGVHTGDSITVAPAQTLTDVEYQFMRNAAIKIIREIGVETGGSNIQFAVNPEDGEVLAIEMNPRVSRSSALASKATGFPIAKIAAKLAVGYTLDEIPNDITRYTPACFEPTIDYCVVKVPRFNFEKFPDTDPTLTIHMKSVGEVMAIGRTFKEAIGKAIRSLEIGRYGFETLWPLGSDKWSTKQRLEFLRGKLMVPNPDRLWYIADAIRLGVNLDEIFTWTHIDRWFLYNIKQVLDLEVEIKQKWPKHRDNLSQASLYQGDNGFNIEKEMLIEAKQCGYSDKYLAYLCNVDEKTIRQYRQKEAIRPVFKHVDTCAAEFKAFTPYLYSTYETSCEAEPTREKKIIILGSGPNRIGQGIEFDYCCVHGVSALRELGYETIMINCNPETVSTDYDTSDRLYFEPLTLEDVLEIVDKEKPEGIIVQFGGQTPLKLAVPLEKEGVKILGTSPDSIDIAEDRERFAALMNQLKLRQPNNGCARSDAEAKVIASKIGYPVMLRPSYVLGGRAMRVVYDEMGLENYVTHAVQVSPEHPVLIDQFLEDAIEIDVDAICDGKEVFIGGIMEHIEEAGIHSGDSACSLPPYSIEKDIIHELKKQTQVIALALNVIGLINIQYAIKNKMVYVLEVNPRASRTVPFVSKAIGIPMAKIAAKVIAGKRLSELSISMNMKLKHVAVKEAVFPFLKFKGVDTILGPEMKSTGEVMGLDMDFGRAYAKSQMAADCSLPLTGTVFMSVRDRDKKSMVPIAKKLLHMGFKIVATRGTAMVLSGDNVSVTRALKVIEGRPNIVDHIKNNEIQLVINTIEGKAAQEASYSIRRTALIHRIPYFTTVAGAIAATKAIEALKSGILDVKPIQEYYHTESLYTSDK, encoded by the coding sequence ATGCCTAAGAGAACAGACATAGAGAAAATCCTTATCATTGGCTCTGGCCCGATTGTTATTGGTCAAGCCTGCGAGTTTGATTATTCGGGTACTCAGGCCTGCAAAGCGCTCAGAGAAGAGGGATACAACGTTGTTCTTGTAAACAGTAATCCCGCCACCATTATGACAGATCCTGAGATTGCCGATAAGACTTACATTGAGCCAATTACCCATGAAATAGTAGCAAAGATTATTGCAAAGGAACGTCCTCAGGCATTACTTCCAACACTCGGTGGTCAAACCGGTCTGAATACGGCCGTTCAGCTTGCAGAAAAAGGGGTATTGGATGAGTATGGCGTAGAACTGATAGGCGCTAAACTGGAAGCCATTAAAAAGGCTGAAGACCGGCTACTGTTTAAATTAGCGATGAAACGGATTGGTATTTCAGTGCCTGAAAGTGGTTATGCTCATTCGTACGATGAGGCAATGGAGATTATTGATAAGATCGGTTTTCCCGCTATTATCCGGCCTTCATTCACCCTGGGAGGTTCTGGTGGAAATGCTGCTTATAATATCGAAGAATATAAAGAATATATTAAGATAGCTTTAGATGCAAGTCCGGTGCATGAAGTACTGATAGAGCGCTCAGTTCTTGGATGGAAGGAATATGAGCTTGAGGTGATGCGCGATTTAAAAGACAATGTTGTAATCGTATGCTCTATTGAGAATTTTGATCCAATGGGTGTGCATACCGGTGATAGCATTACGGTGGCTCCTGCCCAAACGCTTACCGATGTTGAATATCAGTTTATGCGTAATGCGGCAATTAAGATTATCCGGGAGATTGGGGTAGAAACCGGGGGGTCCAATATTCAGTTTGCCGTTAATCCGGAAGATGGAGAAGTATTGGCAATTGAGATGAATCCAAGGGTCTCGCGAAGTTCTGCCCTGGCATCGAAGGCAACCGGGTTTCCGATTGCTAAAATTGCAGCGAAACTTGCTGTGGGGTACACCCTTGATGAAATTCCTAACGATATTACTCGTTATACACCTGCATGCTTTGAACCAACTATTGACTACTGTGTCGTAAAAGTACCACGATTTAATTTTGAGAAGTTTCCGGATACTGATCCTACGCTTACCATTCATATGAAATCTGTAGGAGAAGTTATGGCTATCGGAAGGACTTTTAAGGAAGCTATAGGGAAAGCCATTCGCTCGTTAGAAATCGGACGGTATGGATTTGAGACTTTATGGCCTTTGGGAAGCGACAAATGGTCTACAAAACAGCGGTTAGAGTTTTTGAGAGGAAAATTGATGGTCCCAAATCCTGATAGGCTGTGGTATATTGCTGATGCAATACGGCTTGGTGTTAATCTGGACGAGATATTTACATGGACACATATTGATCGTTGGTTCCTCTATAATATTAAACAAGTACTAGATCTGGAAGTTGAGATAAAACAGAAATGGCCAAAGCACAGGGATAACCTCTCACAGGCCTCTCTTTATCAGGGTGATAATGGATTTAACATAGAAAAAGAGATGCTCATTGAGGCAAAGCAATGTGGATATTCAGATAAATATCTGGCTTATTTATGCAATGTTGATGAAAAAACTATACGGCAGTACCGGCAAAAAGAAGCCATTAGACCGGTATTTAAGCATGTAGATACTTGCGCTGCAGAATTTAAAGCATTTACACCCTACTTGTATTCTACCTATGAGACCTCTTGTGAGGCTGAGCCAACACGGGAAAAAAAGATTATTATCTTAGGGAGTGGACCTAACCGGATTGGACAGGGAATTGAATTTGATTATTGTTGTGTTCATGGAGTTTCCGCATTGAGAGAATTGGGTTATGAGACCATTATGATTAACTGTAATCCGGAAACAGTGAGCACAGACTATGATACTTCAGACCGTCTTTATTTTGAACCCCTTACCCTGGAAGACGTTCTTGAGATTGTTGATAAAGAGAAACCAGAGGGTATTATTGTTCAATTTGGAGGACAAACTCCGCTAAAATTGGCAGTGCCCTTAGAAAAAGAGGGAGTAAAAATATTAGGAACTTCTCCTGATAGTATTGATATTGCCGAGGACCGAGAACGATTTGCAGCCTTAATGAATCAACTAAAATTAAGGCAACCGAATAATGGTTGTGCCCGTTCTGATGCGGAAGCGAAAGTTATTGCCAGTAAAATAGGTTATCCCGTAATGCTTCGCCCCTCTTATGTTCTGGGAGGAAGGGCCATGCGGGTTGTTTATGATGAAATGGGTCTGGAGAATTATGTTACTCATGCTGTGCAGGTTTCGCCTGAACATCCTGTTTTGATAGATCAATTTTTAGAAGATGCCATAGAAATTGATGTAGATGCAATTTGTGATGGTAAAGAGGTATTTATCGGTGGCATTATGGAACATATTGAGGAGGCTGGTATCCACTCCGGAGACAGCGCCTGCTCCCTGCCCCCATATTCTATCGAAAAAGATATTATTCATGAGTTAAAAAAACAAACGCAGGTTATTGCGCTGGCATTGAATGTCATAGGACTTATTAACATACAATATGCAATTAAAAATAAGATGGTCTATGTGCTGGAGGTTAATCCCCGTGCGTCAAGAACCGTGCCTTTTGTCAGCAAGGCGATAGGTATTCCGATGGCCAAGATTGCGGCTAAGGTGATCGCTGGAAAGAGACTCAGCGAATTAAGCATCTCCATGAATATGAAGTTGAAGCATGTTGCAGTAAAAGAAGCAGTATTTCCTTTTTTGAAATTTAAAGGTGTTGATACGATACTGGGACCCGAGATGAAATCTACCGGTGAAGTCATGGGACTAGACATGGATTTTGGCCGCGCCTATGCAAAATCACAAATGGCCGCTGATTGTAGTCTCCCATTAACCGGGACGGTATTTATGAGCGTGAGGGACCGGGATAAAAAGTCCATGGTACCCATTGCAAAAAAACTCTTACACATGGGATTTAAGATTGTTGCTACACGAGGCACTGCCATGGTGCTTTCCGGGGATAATGTTTCTGTTACCCGTGCTTTGAAGGTAATCGAAGGAAGACCTAACATTGTTGATCATATCAAGAATAATGAAATCCAGCTTGTCATTAATACGATAGAAGGTAAAGCTGCCCAGGAAGCCTCTTATTCTATACGGCGAACAGCTCTTATTCATCGTATCCCTTATTTTACAACCGTTGCTGGCGCTATTGCTGCTACAAAGGCTATTGAGGCGCTGAAAAGCGGAATTCTTGACGTAAAACCTATCCAAGAGTATTATCACACAGAGAGCCTGTACACCTCCGATAAATAA
- a CDS encoding CDP-diacylglycerol--glycerol-3-phosphate 3-phosphatidyltransferase, translating to MLTLSNKISLSRIFFIPPLVFCITQVQHNSHYRYACLFIMLVIGLSDMLDGYVARKRNEITKLGGYLDPVADKLVLMISCIILSSDRIWPEPRFPNWIPTVIVCRDLLLMLGTMALLLVTGRMNCKPTILGKVSTCFQIIAIISVLIGNHVPLPALITIWWTTVVFTFISGLFYMYRGVKQL from the coding sequence ATGTTAACCCTCTCTAACAAAATCAGTCTTAGCAGAATATTTTTTATTCCCCCGCTTGTGTTTTGCATCACACAAGTACAGCATAATAGCCACTACCGATATGCCTGCCTCTTCATCATGCTTGTGATTGGGTTAAGCGATATGCTCGATGGCTATGTAGCACGGAAGAGAAATGAGATAACAAAACTGGGAGGATATCTTGATCCTGTTGCTGATAAACTTGTTCTGATGATCTCTTGCATCATACTCTCTTCTGATCGCATATGGCCGGAACCCAGATTTCCCAATTGGATTCCAACGGTTATTGTCTGTAGGGATCTTTTACTCATGCTTGGCACTATGGCGCTACTTCTTGTTACCGGGAGAATGAATTGCAAACCAACAATACTGGGTAAGGTATCGACATGCTTTCAAATTATTGCTATTATATCCGTACTTATCGGAAATCATGTTCCTCTCCCGGCTCTCATTACTATCTGGTGGACAACCGTAGTTTTCACCTTTATCTCCGGTCTTTTCTATATGTATAGAGGTGTAAAACAACTATAA